One Hemibagrus wyckioides isolate EC202008001 linkage group LG09, SWU_Hwy_1.0, whole genome shotgun sequence DNA segment encodes these proteins:
- the LOC131359029 gene encoding putative C-type lectin domain family 20 member A: protein MAVLSILVLLALTDAATGLLWKNHIHYQANMSWTDAQKYCRSHEVDLSVFEADWEFNIFANQSAGMSGWIGLRKNPGETSFTMWSDGRVLTFTKWKDGQPDKPDTEDCVFTGSEWEDGDCTNVNSFFCYTWTPHLFVVQEMMNWEEALVHCRTHYTDLVSLNTWLDYYAVNSKSIEILTPTFWTSLRFMDGSWFWVNYNFWALTSLPSCPVRPFQCGAFNIQENVWQNRDCEEKMNFICYSW, encoded by the exons ATGGCTGTTCTCTCCATCCTCGTCCTGCTGGCTCTAACAGATGCAGCCACAGGTCTGCTCTGGAAAAATCACATTCATTACCAGGCGAATATGAGCTGGACCGATGCTCAGAAATACTGCAGGAGCCATGAAGTAGATCTGTCAGTTTTTGAAGCAGACTGGGAATTTAACATTTTCGCAAATCAATCAGCTGGGATGAGTGGCTGGATTGGCCTTAGAAAAAATCCAGGTGAGACATCGTTTACAATGTGGTCTGATGGAAGAGTACTGACTTTCACAAAGTGGAAAGATGGGCAACCTGACAAACCTGACACAGAAGACTGTGTGTTCACTGGCAGTGAGTGGGAAGATGGTGACTGTACAAATGTTAACTCCTTCTTCTGCTACACTTGGACACCTCACTTGTTTGTGGTACAGGAGATGATGAACTGGGAAGAGGCTCTGGTGCACTgcagaacacactacactgacctagtAAGCCTCAACACATGGCTAGATTACTATGCGGTTAACAGCAAGAGTATAGAAATTTTGACACCCACTTTCTGGACCAGTCTACGATTCATGGATGGCTCATGGTTCTGGGTGAACTATAATTTTTGGGCTCTGACTTCATTGCCTTCATGCCCTGTGAGGCCTTTCCAATGTGGTGCGTTTAACATTCAAGAAAATGTCTGGCAGAACAGAGACTGCGAGGAGAAAATGAACTTCATTTGCTACTCATG GTGA